The Chloroherpetonaceae bacterium genome window below encodes:
- a CDS encoding TldD/PmbA family protein: MPILTKEEAQAILSKALGYSKAPECEVNLGGSVGGNIRYARNTVSTSGENSNMTLVVQSKFGKKTGTATVNEFTDAAIERTVRRAEELAQLAPENPEAMPLLGQQKYLESVTAFASTEGITPEYRTKVAEDSIIPCTGKDLQAAGFLDHDTSFGAVANSAGLSLYQKSTSVEFTLTVRTTDGTGSGYVTRDYNDVSQFNSAAASQVAIEKALRSREAKAIEPGKYTVILEPAALLANTDASLIGAMINAMDARSADEGRSFFSKKGGGNKIGEKFIDERISVFSDPTNSDIPSTPWVGDGRPREKTTWVENGVLQNLFYSRYWAEKKEKKSIAPPGGIIIPGTNASLEDLIKDTKKGILITRLWYIRPVDPQTLLYTGLTRDGTFFIENGKIAFPIKNMRFNESPIIMLNNLEALGKPVRMAGNMIPPMKIRDFTFESLSDAV, encoded by the coding sequence ATGCCAATACTAACCAAAGAAGAAGCACAAGCGATTCTGAGTAAAGCGCTTGGGTACTCCAAAGCGCCGGAGTGCGAAGTGAATTTGGGCGGAAGCGTCGGCGGAAATATCCGTTACGCGCGAAACACCGTTTCCACGAGTGGTGAAAATAGCAACATGACACTTGTGGTTCAATCCAAATTTGGAAAGAAAACCGGAACAGCAACCGTCAATGAATTTACCGATGCTGCCATTGAACGCACCGTTCGCCGGGCTGAAGAGCTTGCGCAGCTTGCACCTGAAAACCCCGAAGCGATGCCGCTTTTGGGTCAGCAAAAGTATCTTGAATCGGTCACAGCATTTGCATCAACCGAGGGGATTACGCCGGAGTACCGTACCAAAGTGGCTGAAGACAGCATTATACCCTGCACCGGAAAGGATTTACAAGCGGCGGGGTTTTTGGATCACGATACCTCATTTGGCGCAGTTGCCAATTCAGCGGGGCTTTCACTTTATCAAAAATCGACCAGTGTTGAGTTTACACTTACCGTTAGAACCACCGATGGCACCGGCTCGGGGTATGTTACTCGAGACTACAACGATGTCTCACAGTTTAACTCAGCAGCGGCTTCGCAAGTCGCCATCGAAAAAGCGCTTCGTTCACGCGAAGCCAAAGCCATCGAGCCGGGGAAATACACCGTCATTCTTGAGCCTGCCGCTTTGCTTGCCAATACTGATGCAAGTCTTATTGGCGCAATGATTAACGCAATGGATGCTCGCAGTGCTGATGAAGGCAGAAGTTTCTTCTCAAAAAAAGGCGGAGGAAATAAAATCGGTGAGAAATTTATCGACGAACGTATCAGCGTTTTTTCCGACCCAACCAATAGTGATATTCCTTCAACCCCTTGGGTAGGCGACGGTCGCCCGCGTGAAAAAACCACTTGGGTTGAAAACGGTGTGCTTCAAAATCTTTTCTACTCGCGCTATTGGGCTGAAAAGAAAGAAAAGAAATCGATTGCCCCGCCCGGCGGCATCATCATCCCCGGGACAAATGCGAGCCTTGAAGATTTGATTAAAGACACGAAAAAAGGAATTCTAATTACTCGGTTGTGGTATATCCGTCCGGTGGACCCGCAAACCTTGCTTTACACCGGGCTCACGCGCGACGGAACATTCTTTATCGAAAATGGAAAAATCGCTTTCCCAATTAAAAACATGCGCTTCAATGAAAGCCCCATCATTATGCTCAATAACCTTGAAGCCTTGGGTAAGCCGGTTCGAATGGCAGGGAACATGATTCCGCCGATGAAGATTCGGGATTTCACTTTTGAAAGCCTTTCAGACGCAGTCTAA
- a CDS encoding TldD/PmbA family protein — protein sequence MQRRDFLKVTAFGAGALMLPKYAVASVIEPEAAWMDASQKKKLADIALNEAKTQGATYCDVRLGRYLNQFIFAREDKVQNVVDTLSAGIGIRVIANGTWGFASTDDLSSESVANAAKEAVMIAKANSVYQTEPVKLAPQKGVGEVVWKTPIEKDAFKIPIKDKADLLLKANAAAMKKGANYINSVLFFVNEQKYFASSDGSYIDQDVHRTWPTFQVTCIDEKTGKFQTRDSLSAPMGMGYEYLDGKSSEKLKGVTTNYRNSYDMVEDASNAALEAKLKLKAKSVVAGKYDLVLDPSHLYLTIHESVGHPLELDRVLGYEANYAGTSFATLDKWKTKSFKYGSPIVTLFADKTQKHSLGAVGYDDEGVPTKRWDLVKDGILVNYQAIRDQVQIIDQNESHGCCYADNWGSVQFQRMPNVSLAPGKKKLAVSEMIKNVEKGIYILGAGSYSIDQQRYNFQFGGQLFYEIKNGKIGEMLKDVAYQSNTQEFWNSCVAICDEKDYRLGGTFFDGKGQPGQISAVSHGASTARFNGVNVINTERKI from the coding sequence ATGCAGCGACGCGATTTTTTAAAAGTAACCGCCTTTGGTGCCGGTGCCTTGATGTTGCCGAAATATGCAGTAGCCTCCGTCATCGAGCCTGAAGCGGCTTGGATGGACGCTTCCCAAAAGAAAAAACTGGCAGATATCGCATTAAACGAAGCAAAAACACAAGGCGCAACTTATTGCGATGTCCGGCTCGGCCGTTACCTCAATCAATTTATTTTTGCTCGGGAAGATAAAGTTCAGAATGTGGTGGATACCCTCTCTGCCGGAATCGGAATCAGGGTGATTGCAAACGGTACGTGGGGCTTTGCTTCTACCGACGATCTCTCGTCCGAAAGCGTTGCCAATGCCGCAAAGGAAGCTGTGATGATTGCAAAGGCAAATTCAGTCTATCAAACTGAGCCTGTCAAACTTGCCCCGCAAAAGGGTGTGGGTGAGGTTGTCTGGAAAACCCCGATTGAAAAAGATGCATTTAAGATTCCCATCAAAGACAAAGCGGATTTGTTATTAAAGGCAAACGCAGCAGCAATGAAAAAGGGAGCCAACTACATCAACTCGGTGCTCTTCTTTGTCAATGAACAAAAATACTTTGCCTCAAGCGATGGCTCCTACATCGATCAAGATGTGCACCGCACTTGGCCAACATTTCAAGTAACCTGTATCGACGAAAAAACCGGAAAATTTCAGACTCGAGACTCCCTTTCCGCTCCAATGGGAATGGGCTATGAATATCTCGATGGCAAATCATCCGAGAAATTAAAAGGCGTAACCACCAACTATCGCAATAGTTACGATATGGTGGAAGACGCTTCGAACGCTGCGCTTGAAGCGAAATTGAAACTTAAGGCGAAATCGGTTGTGGCAGGGAAGTACGATCTCGTGCTCGACCCTTCACACCTTTATCTCACCATTCACGAATCCGTTGGCCATCCACTAGAGCTCGACCGTGTTTTGGGGTATGAGGCCAACTACGCCGGAACAAGTTTTGCAACCCTCGATAAATGGAAAACGAAATCGTTCAAATATGGTAGCCCAATCGTAACGCTCTTTGCTGATAAAACACAAAAGCACTCGCTTGGCGCCGTCGGATACGACGATGAAGGCGTACCCACAAAAAGGTGGGATTTGGTGAAAGATGGAATCCTTGTCAATTATCAAGCCATTCGCGATCAGGTTCAAATCATCGATCAAAATGAATCTCACGGCTGCTGTTATGCCGATAATTGGGGATCAGTCCAATTTCAACGTATGCCCAATGTGTCGCTTGCGCCGGGGAAAAAGAAACTTGCGGTCAGTGAAATGATTAAAAATGTTGAAAAAGGAATTTACATCCTTGGCGCAGGATCCTACTCTATCGATCAACAACGGTATAACTTCCAATTCGGTGGCCAACTTTTCTATGAAATCAAAAATGGAAAAATTGGTGAAATGCTCAAAGATGTGGCCTATCAATCCAATACGCAAGAGTTTTGGAATTCATGTGTGGCCATCTGCGATGAAAAGGATTACCGCCTTGGCGGAACCTTCTTTGATGGAAAAGGACAGCCGGGGCAAATCAGCGCGGTTTCTCACGGCGCTTCAACCGCCCGCTTTAACGGAGTTAATGTGATCAATACTGAACGCAAAATTTAA
- a CDS encoding TldD/PmbA family protein — translation MAILTESEAKRILEKALSFSKADECEVNLGGGKSGNIRYARNTISTSGSQNSISLAIQSSFGKRTGNVTTNELTDDAIEKAVRRSEELARLAPENPEFVKNLGKQTYLTSKTHFESTAAITAEYRSKVAAAGITACKANGNLTAAGFFQNNEYFQSMANSSGVSAYQLGTNTEFNLTVRTNDGTGSGYVYRDVNDIAQFDAAVASQIAIEKALQSREPKAIEPGKYTVILEPSALVSDEGLLNQMMFNMDARSAEEGRSFLSKAGGKTKLGEKLIDERITIYSDPTHPDVPAQTWSGDGRPQEKTVWIEKGVVKNLFYSRYWAEKKGVKATPFPSNIIIDGGTASIEDLIKDTKRGILVSRLWYIRDVDPQTLLYTGLTRDGTFFIENGKIAHPIKNLRFNESPIIMLNNLEALGKPMRMLGNWIPPMKIRDFTFTSLSDAV, via the coding sequence ATGGCAATACTAACAGAAAGCGAAGCAAAACGCATCCTTGAGAAAGCGCTCAGTTTCTCAAAGGCTGATGAATGCGAAGTCAATTTAGGTGGTGGAAAAAGCGGCAACATTCGCTATGCACGCAACACCATCTCAACAAGCGGCTCACAAAATAGTATCTCGCTTGCAATCCAATCCTCTTTCGGCAAACGCACCGGCAACGTCACGACCAACGAATTGACAGACGATGCCATTGAAAAGGCCGTTCGCCGTTCCGAAGAGCTTGCAAGGCTTGCGCCGGAAAATCCTGAGTTTGTCAAAAACTTGGGTAAGCAAACCTATCTGACTTCCAAAACACATTTCGAAAGCACCGCAGCCATTACGGCGGAGTATCGCTCAAAGGTTGCTGCAGCGGGAATCACGGCCTGTAAAGCCAATGGAAATCTGACCGCGGCAGGATTCTTTCAAAACAACGAGTATTTCCAATCGATGGCCAATTCTTCGGGAGTTTCGGCTTATCAATTAGGAACCAATACCGAGTTTAATCTCACGGTTCGTACCAACGATGGTACTGGGTCCGGCTATGTTTACCGAGATGTGAACGACATTGCTCAATTCGATGCAGCCGTGGCTTCTCAAATTGCGATTGAAAAAGCCTTGCAATCGCGTGAACCCAAAGCCATTGAACCCGGAAAATATACCGTCATTTTAGAACCCTCGGCGCTTGTTTCCGATGAAGGACTTTTGAATCAAATGATGTTTAATATGGATGCCCGCAGTGCCGAAGAAGGAAGAAGCTTCCTTTCAAAAGCCGGTGGGAAAACCAAATTAGGCGAAAAGTTGATTGATGAACGCATCACTATTTACTCCGACCCAACCCACCCCGATGTTCCCGCTCAAACGTGGAGTGGCGATGGGAGGCCACAAGAAAAAACTGTTTGGATTGAAAAGGGTGTAGTAAAAAATCTTTTTTACTCGCGCTATTGGGCTGAAAAAAAAGGAGTAAAAGCAACACCATTTCCAAGCAATATTATTATCGACGGTGGCACGGCATCAATCGAAGATTTAATTAAAGATACCAAACGTGGCATCTTGGTCTCACGCCTGTGGTACATTCGCGATGTTGATCCGCAAACCTTGCTTTACACAGGCCTTACGCGCGATGGGACGTTTTTTATTGAAAACGGAAAAATCGCACATCCAATTAAGAATTTAAGATTCAATGAGAGCCCGATTATTATGCTCAATAATTTGGAAGCTTTAGGCAAACCAATGCGAATGTTGGGCAATTGGATTCCGCCGATGAAAATTCGGGACTTTACCTTCACCAGTCTTTCCGACGCGGTTTAA